AGAACCCGTTTGACGATGTATACTAGGCAATAGCTCACCCATGTCATCATGCTGCTATGCATCAACATTCAGGAACAGATTATAATAAAAGTAattgttctctctctgtatctgcaaAATGGGTCATGAAGCCATTTCTAAATCAATGGGACATCTGAGAACCGCAAAGAGAGCCATTATCCGCAAATGGAGAAAGCATGGTGCAGTGGTGAACATTTCCAAGAGTGTCCCACTAAAATGGTGGATCGAAGAGATAAGAAAGGAACACAGAACAACATCTCATCAACTGGAGTTGTTAATTTCTTTAGAAACTACAGGTAGGCATGTGCAGTTGCCTCCGACCGCTAAAGGtgtatccccgaaacgcgatgcTTCCAGTCCGatatcattcctaccactcccgtccacctatttataagcgtacatattaaatacaaattatataAGAAATAGATTTAATATTTACGTATACATAGGTCAGTGCCGTGCTTAGGCTTTAAAACAAACAGCTATTTGAAAACACAGCTACAAAAATTGggccaaatccatccacccagtctaatgttatgggccaaacaaaatttctgccatcttgaattcagccatcttgaaagtgttggcctccaaaattttatcagttcatgaacctacacGAGACCATCaacacaccgaatctgggacaaatccatccacccggtcagaagttatggcccaaactaaaattctgccatcttgaattcagccatcttaatTTTAGCCATCTTGAGAGTGTTGGCCTCCATCATCTAAGCAGttaatgaacctaccctagagcattaacacaccacaTCAGAGAAAAATCCAACCATCTGTTCAAAAGTTACCAAGTCATAACGTGGTGGCGGCGCATACAAAACCACAATAATCCTGACGCTTCGCGTTTCGGAGATATAATGAAAACATGATTGCAAAGATTGCAAAAGATTGCAATGCAATAATGATACAGATAATTGAATAAAGGTTGCATTAACGATTGCAATTCAAAAATGCTAGATCCCAACAACATGCATAAaactgaatgtactgtatgcaataACGTGCCGGTACTGCCCGGGTGCAACATCATGCAACAACAGTTCATGACGCAAACCATGCTATTCGTATGGTGCACACAAGCATAATGAATGGTGAGATGTAACACTACATGCCAATGAGAACATGAGCAGAAAGTGCTGTAGGTCACGGATTTAACCTTAACCTTTTTGATGTTGAGGCCCATTTTTGTCAGTGCAGAGTGGTCTGGGGCCCATTTAATATTGCCCATGCCCACACATATTGTATATACAAATAATTAGGcccatattattatattatattatattgtattgtattgtattgtattacattacattatattatattatattatattatattatattatattatattatattatattatattatattatattatattatattgtattattgttattatattattgttattattattattaaaataactcaatccttttaaaaaaatagcaggctattAATGCAGTAAGCTAGGCCTATGAATACATGTTGTAATGGAAAAACTGTATTAATTGTGTTCACTCTTCTATATTTAATCATAAACCCAGTCCACTCACAGTGCACCAAGCCACAGCCATTCATACATTTGAATGCTTCTCTGACATTAGTGACAGCTCTGTTTGCtatttgtgatgaatctgctgaccTTTGATTCAAGACGCGTTTACTTAGTGATGGGCAGATGCGACGCAATTCCCTAGCCTTATGACAGGGTGTCAAATACGAAAAGCTTTGTACCCTTATATCATGCAACATTCtttaattaaatgtattttgggggacACATGGCTAACGGTTTTGCTTTGTCAGTAAACTTAAGTAAGTTTACTGGCCAGCTGGGATGACTTGTCTCATCAGAAATTACTCTGATTGGTCAGTAGAACCATACAGTCATCAAATTTGTgtcacacttgtagcccaaaagttgccagtttgactcctgacccaccaggttggtggggagactATTGTGTTAGTCATAATAGAGTCAGTCACTGTCAGTCACTGTCCTTCCTCAGATTCTCTGTCTGTAGAAGAAAACGAACTGAGCATCATCAGATGTGTGAATGCTGTTCACACACAGGGGACTAGTTCCCATGAGCCTTTGCGTGAGTACTTTACATTCCAATGGTCCTTAAAAGTCATTGGTGAATCTCTAGAAGAAATCTTTCTTGAATTACTCAGTAAAATTCTATATTTCAGTGAAGTAGACCCTGTTGTGTTCTGTCACATATCCATTGTATGACTAAGACATAGActatttttgttcagcaccagggattgtgcagtgcacaagtaactctctacaaatgACTAAGACCCCCCACGCCCCCAACCCCGATGACTGTGCCAACCTACACACCTCCACCCAACCCCCCGATGGCTGTGGCAGTAACCTGAGCACCATCAGAGGTGTAAATGGTGTCCATTCCCATAATGGTGCATTCCCATAATGCTTTGCTTGGCTAGTATTCTCAGAATGGGGTCTGTTTGGCCATGTCTAGCGGGTTGGAGCAGTGAAACTAGTGTTGAGAAATACTGTGTTGGCCTGATCACTACAATCGTACATTGCTGTGACTTAAATTAGATATACAATTGACCTTAAAAAGGACTGTGGTCTGCAAGGTCTTGCTTAACCAAAACAGAACTAAAATGACATCCAAACCTGCTAAAGCTGTGAAAAATGAGATAAAAGAAGAGGAGTTTGATGAGTTCTTATACTCCCATATCTTTGCCAGTCAAAGTGTGGATGTGAAGCCTGAATTGCAACAACACATCAAAACAGAAGTGGATGAGTTACCTACTACTTCTGGTCAAGATTTTGTAAGCACCAATGATATCAAGGAAGAACTAAAGGAAGAAGATGATGTTGGACAGCACAGGAATGGTGGATCAAATGCAAAATGTAAGTCAACGTTTTATTTCCCCTGTCTAAATGTGAGGCATTTGCGTGCTACAATAGAACTATAGAACGCTACAATAGAATTTGGtatctattttctaatgatagactttATATAGTGCTGTGGGaatttagaaagcacttccgtgagtccatcacagaaaacacgtCTGTGACCACGGGGACGGAATTTTGGCGAAATCTGTGAAACCGACAGAGATTTCGTGTaccaaagatccgtgtccattccatgGAATTCTGAGAGATTAGGCTGGCCATTTGTAgagtttgattgtttatttgcaaAGGCTTTATGTGTTTCTCTCCATTCCAAATGTGTGTACTAGAGCAGGTTCAAGATTTTGTGGATTTGATCAGGTAAGAATATCTAGTTCATGCATTTGCTCAGTCAGCTACCTTTTTCTTCCATGCTCTAAATAAAGCATTTATTGTGAGTCGACATATTTGGACTTCATAAACTAAAAAAAGAGTATACACTGTATGGTGAACGGCAATAAACTTACATATGGTGTTGTGTTTAAgtaattttgtaaaatacagttgaggacgatattattagcccccctcctgaaattagacatttctcttgatttctctgtaagaatgaccattattaaccgtttctgttattctggaaacaaatacactggtggagataatgttcaatgaattgaatttggatttttctattgttacgatgagtttaaacaaaaaagcgcaaaaatgacaaggacaaaattattagccccctgatcattaaaagtcaatatggcgccatttatgaaccaaagctgacaacaggctctgataagttgcttcctaggttggcacatgccccactagggattttggcccatgtcttcactgcaaagtgttctagctggtccaaattgcatggatgctgagcatagacattaaccacagactctcagtgggattgaggactggactatgagcgggtgattccaatatcttggttttagtgtccttcaagaacctctgaactaatctaaatgcatgctttgggttacaatgttgttggaagacccagcaatccatattcagacccagactccctgtgtctgaggctgaataacagactaaacttaatgccccaccactatgtgtaactgtggaaactgcttagcctcattagaccaaagaagcattggacacctgcctagatgattgttattgacctggcttcacctggaggttttttccccccaaagaaagacagttgttagggcttgtcatcatattgggctttggggccatcatcatagaagaacccctttactaaaggcagtgcatatcagagtgttattgagctttgcctgtgaacatttgaaagtcaaaaatgagttttgaatgtctctgctttcatctgatgatattcaattgcacctgcatggatgcatgaattctgcttctgtcaggtgaagaaagggatagtccttgaatcgttataagatgctTTCCACAattaaaaatggtggtggatgcatcattctgtggcagcctcagccacaggaaaccttgtttgggtgtatggcaccataaaaactgaaaattatgatagaatgtggaaagtgaccttgcaaaaatatgctcatagagggagctaagatcttcactggatctttcaataagataataacccaactcttgcatccaaaatagttcaaatgttcttcaaggatactaaaaccatggtcatggagtggttcagacctcaatcctttagatagtgtttgaagagtgctgaaaatgaatgtccatcctcaacatccatgcaatttggaccagcttaactatttgcgatgaaaaaaatggcccaaaatccctggtaggacatgtgccaacatagttaacaactaatcaaagtgcctggtgtcaatttttgttcataaatggcactgtattgactattaatgataagggggctaataattttgtccttgccatttttagactttttttgtttaaactcattgtgaaaatggaaaagtccaaatttaacttattggatactatctccatggtgtatttgtttccagaataacacacatttataaataatgatcattctcaatgatcaatgaagagatatgtctaatttcaggaggggggctaataatatcgtcctcaactgtatcttGCCAtattatcttaaagggacactgtgcaggaaatggtgaacaactgggctgcctattgccaaatttgatattaacCTGAAAGTTTAcacagtaataaacaaatattttctagtatggtccaagtagagtcatttttgctgctaaaaatggctatttttggaaattcaaaatggcggaccatggagaagatcccccttttcatgtatgaaaagtgccatttttccagtcataatgaatactcagaatttgatggtggtggtaagtattcatgaaaaaggtaacattagtgaatgggcaacatgaattctggaaataaacaactaaaaatctcacacagtgtccctttaaaatgtattttttttgttgtagGTGATGTTGACAGGATCCAGTCTAATGGAAGACAACACACGGATGAAAACAGATACACAGTACGAAGAGATGATCAACAGATGCACAGCTTTCAGTACCCCCATTGTGAAAAGAGCTCTCCTAAGATCGGAGCTCTCAAGAAACACCAGAGGACACActcaggggaaaaaccatttcagtgttCTGACTGTGGAAAGAATTTTAGCCGAACGGAAGACCTCAAGAGACACCAGATGATCCActcaggggaaaaaccatttcagtgctgTGACTGTGGAAAGAGATATAATAAAATGTCCAACCTCAAGAAACACCAGATGATCCACTCAGGagaaaaaccatttcagtgctgTGACTGTGGGAAAAGTTTTAATCGACTGGGCAACCTCAAGGCACACCAAATGATACACTCAAGTGAAAAACCCTTTCGGTGCCTTTACTGTGGAAAGAGATTTAGCAGAAAGGACTATCTCAGGAAACATGAGAAGATTCATTCAGgagaaaaaacatttcagtgttctgattgtggaaagagttttatcCTCAAGGTTCACCAGATGATTCATTCAGATGAAAAACCATTCCAGTGCTTTTACTGTGAAAATagatttatcagaaaggaatgtCTCAAGAAACACCAGGTCACCCATTCACATGAACCGGAATTTGAGTGCTCTGACTGAGGAAAGAGTTTCATTCGAATACATGATCTCAAAGAACACTTGGTGATCCATTCAGGGGGAAAGCCATTTCAGTGCTTTGACTGTTGAAAATGTTTTAGTCGACTGGGCCCTCTTACATCACATCAGAGGGTTCTTTCTGGTGAAAATCCACGTTATTATTGTGAGTGTGTAAAAAGCTTTCACCACAAGATGAGCCTAAAAATTCATAAAGGATGCATTCAAGAGAAAAGCCCATTTGAGTGCTCTCAATGTGGAAAGTTTTGGTCAACCGGCCCATCTTAAGAAACACCAGAGGATTCAAAAGCATGTTTATGTATTTAGTAAAAATGACTATGAATGAAATGGTTAACTGCAGATGTCATGGAAATTACTACTACGAGAATGTTATTTCAGTGTTTTGTAAATGTAAGACTGCTGTAAAATACAGTGCTGTTCGAAATAATTTGCCTCCTTTCTGATTTCTTACTTTTTTGCTCCTTTGTCACACTTAACCTTTCCAGATAATCAaaccatttttagatgcgtccagcatctctataacagggtctgtctgtccgtccgtccgtctgaaacgcttccattaaatttccgtccgtctgaaacgctttcattcaattgttgtccgtctgaaacgctttctttaaattgttccttcctgtggccacaaggcggcagactacggagcgaatgcgtgcaagcatagcctttctatagcctactaaaccggatgctaacgttggcgaaaagtagcctagccacaggctaactgacaaacgtgaggccaacaactcagccgatcgtgatgtacgccacaaatagaccaatcgacctcatatttagacactacaatgttgatttctgccttcgattttcatcagttaagaaatctagcgtcggattaacacattattaaggtagtaaagcgagttgccgccatgtttgttttccagaatcacccgggtagagagctcacgtgcagcattctgggtaattgagtttcacgttatccTCCtgaccatagatgtgtatagaagacttaTTATTAGGCCTAGTAAATTTCAGCATTTATGAGTtaagtgttttattggtttgaggtggaaactggatgtgtctgtgaccattatcattcatgcaggtcatctcaagtcaaagcaattttgttttaagcaactggacttgcagttgaagcttgaatgacatgtggtccctcaactgagaactttcagttgactaattttatagttctgatgtgtgaaatatgggttattatctctggaacaaacatgtgttcatgtctataggattaatttagtctcaatttaatttttggttgaaatattgtcctgcaaagttcagacacacatcagagtcatgctccacatggggcgacaaatgcatcaataggaaacgttctgcttgttctgattctacttttcctgcttgaaatgaatcctaagaggtctctgaatcttcagcatcttcctcaaacatcacatctaggattatttatcaataatgtgctgtaaagtgtctctccttctgattctgatactgactttctgactggaaaaatactaacaaaatggaagatgtcactaccaatgtccattttagaggacatttctttaacgcctaaatatgggaattaaataatgttacattaatttagaaatggtttaattgtactctgaagagattgaaataacatataaagatgatgttttaagacaataattgcccactttaaagta
This is a stretch of genomic DNA from Engraulis encrasicolus isolate BLACKSEA-1 chromosome 19, IST_EnEncr_1.0, whole genome shotgun sequence. It encodes these proteins:
- the LOC134469956 gene encoding gastrula zinc finger protein XlCGF7.1-like, with translation MTSKPAKAVKNEIKEEEFDEFLYSHIFASQSVDVKPELQQHIKTEVDELPTTSGQDFVSTNDIKEELKEEDDVGQHRNGGSNAKCDVDRIQSNGRQHTDENRYTVRRDDQQMHSFQYPHCEKSSPKIGALKKHQRTHSGEKPFQCSDCGKNFSRTEDLKRHQMIHSGEKPFQCCDCGKRYNKMSNLKKHQMIHSGEKPFQCCDCGKSFNRLGNLKAHQMIHSSEKPFRCLYCGKRFSRKDYLRKHEKIHSGEKTFQCSDCGKSFILKVHQMIHSDEKPFQCFYCENRFIRKECLKKHQVTHSHEPEFECSD